The following coding sequences are from one Acidobacteriota bacterium window:
- a CDS encoding cytochrome c3 family protein, producing MALLLTVCLLGAACSREGRVKLLEALFDDPPSRRAARQEEARKEETAAPRPAVPKPASRRRPVWEGSTHGPYAARLCQQCHAGQGENPAPGAGAARLRLSRRELCLRCHGESLGLLNPLPAGRRPHGPVAAGECMACHLPHRSRQPMLLRGEVVGLCTTCHRPAYLGERHPPVADAACVTCHDPHFPLPARGKGAS from the coding sequence TTGGCTCTTTTGCTGACGGTTTGCCTGCTCGGCGCTGCTTGCAGCCGGGAGGGGCGGGTCAAGCTTCTCGAGGCGCTCTTCGACGATCCCCCCAGCCGCCGGGCCGCCCGCCAGGAGGAAGCCCGAAAGGAAGAAACGGCGGCGCCCCGACCGGCCGTGCCGAAGCCGGCTTCCCGTCGCCGCCCGGTCTGGGAGGGAAGCACCCATGGCCCCTACGCGGCCCGGCTCTGCCAGCAGTGTCACGCCGGGCAGGGTGAGAATCCGGCCCCCGGCGCGGGAGCGGCGCGTCTGCGCCTGTCGCGGCGGGAACTGTGCCTGCGCTGTCACGGGGAGTCGCTCGGCCTGTTGAACCCGCTGCCGGCGGGCAGACGTCCGCACGGCCCGGTGGCCGCCGGGGAGTGCATGGCCTGTCATCTCCCCCATCGCAGCCGCCAGCCCATGCTGCTACGGGGCGAAGTGGTGGGCCTCTGCACGACCTGCCATCGGCCGGCCTATCTCGGCGAGAGGCACCCCCCCGTCGCGGATGCGGCCTGCGTGACCTGCCACGATCCTCATTTTCCCCTCCCCGCACGAGGAAAGGGGGCATCGTGA
- a CDS encoding cytochrome C translates to MKKKSAFLLTILAAVLWTVMVAPVLANGAGNGITNSPHDFSSEAWNDRGEICRVCHVPHDHGRTRGLEGLLWNHALSTASYTMYSSSTLDGAADAQPTGITKMCLGCHDGTVAIDDFDNHNGGTNFIGTGDQIPQLSDGGNPDLRATHPISIVYDTADTGLHPTSNTMGGSGTIADVLEAGKVQCHSCHDVHDAPGEAVANTHLLRVAQTTSQGGNPSGLCLTCHDK, encoded by the coding sequence ATGAAGAAAAAGAGCGCGTTCCTACTGACCATCCTGGCAGCCGTGCTGTGGACCGTGATGGTGGCCCCGGTTCTGGCCAATGGCGCCGGAAACGGCATCACCAACAGCCCCCACGATTTCTCGAGCGAAGCTTGGAACGATCGTGGCGAGATCTGCCGCGTCTGCCACGTTCCCCACGATCACGGCCGCACCCGTGGACTCGAGGGGCTTCTGTGGAACCATGCACTGTCCACGGCGAGCTACACGATGTACTCCTCTTCGACGCTCGATGGCGCCGCCGACGCCCAGCCGACGGGCATCACCAAGATGTGCCTCGGCTGCCATGACGGCACCGTCGCCATCGACGATTTCGACAACCACAATGGCGGCACCAACTTTATCGGCACGGGGGACCAGATTCCGCAGCTCAGCGATGGCGGAAACCCGGACCTGCGCGCCACGCACCCCATCTCGATCGTCTATGACACCGCCGACACGGGCCTGCATCCGACTTCCAACACCATGGGTGGATCGGGTACGATTGCCGACGTTCTGGAGGCTGGTAAGGTCCAGTGTCACAGCTGTCACGACGTCCATGACGCGCCCGGCGAGGCCGTCGCCAACACGCACCTGCTGCGCGTGGCCCAGACGACCAGCCAGGGCGGCAACCCCTCGGGGCTTTGCCTGACCTGTCACGACAAGTAG
- the meaB gene encoding methylmalonyl Co-A mutase-associated GTPase MeaB, whose protein sequence is MSERGGVSRPSVEELARGVLSGERALLARAITLVESTARSHQQRAQELLNRLLPHTGGAHRVGVSGVPGAGKSTLIDVLGRRLIAAGHRVAVLAVDPSSTRSGGSILGDKTRMAALAAEEGAFIRPSPSAGSLGGVARRTRESLLLCEAAGYDVVLVETVGVGQSETHVAGMVDLLLVLMIPGAGDELQGIKRGIVEVADLVAVNKADGAGKTAAEAASRELAAALRTMGAPASRGPVLTCSALADDGVDALWAAISERWEQARASGRLRQRRRAQRLEWMWSVVDRRLTESLREHHAVRALLADIEGRVLSEELSPTWAAERLLEAYGWRPPGE, encoded by the coding sequence ATGAGTGAAAGGGGCGGCGTCTCCAGGCCCTCGGTGGAGGAACTGGCCCGGGGGGTGCTCTCCGGTGAGCGGGCGCTGCTGGCCCGGGCCATCACCCTGGTGGAGAGTACCGCTCGCTCTCATCAGCAACGGGCGCAGGAGTTGCTCAACCGGTTGTTGCCCCACACGGGGGGGGCTCACCGGGTTGGGGTCAGCGGTGTGCCGGGGGCGGGCAAGAGCACCCTGATCGACGTGCTCGGCCGGCGCCTGATCGCCGCCGGTCATCGGGTGGCCGTGCTGGCGGTGGATCCGTCGAGCACCCGCAGCGGGGGCAGCATTCTGGGGGACAAGACCCGCATGGCCGCTCTGGCCGCCGAGGAGGGAGCCTTCATCCGCCCCTCGCCCTCGGCCGGTTCCCTCGGGGGAGTGGCCCGGCGTACCCGGGAGAGCCTGCTGCTCTGCGAGGCGGCCGGCTACGACGTGGTGCTGGTGGAGACCGTCGGCGTGGGGCAGAGCGAGACCCACGTGGCGGGGATGGTGGATCTGCTCCTGGTCCTGATGATTCCCGGCGCGGGAGACGAGCTGCAGGGTATCAAGCGCGGCATCGTGGAGGTGGCCGACCTGGTGGCCGTCAACAAGGCCGACGGTGCCGGTAAGACGGCCGCCGAGGCGGCCAGTCGGGAGCTGGCCGCCGCCCTGCGCACCATGGGCGCTCCGGCGAGTCGAGGTCCGGTGCTGACATGCAGCGCCCTGGCCGACGACGGCGTCGATGCTCTCTGGGCGGCGATCTCCGAGCGCTGGGAGCAGGCCCGCGCTTCCGGACGCCTCCGGCAGCGACGCCGCGCGCAGCGGCTGGAGTGGATGTGGTCGGTGGTGGACCGGCGGTTGACCGAGAGCCTGCGCGAGCACCATGCCGTCCGCGCCCTGCTGGCCGATATCGAAGGCCGGGTGCTCTCCGAGGAACTCTCGCCCACCTGGGCCGCGGAACGGTTGCTCGAGGCCTACGGCTGGAGGCCGCCGGGTGAGTGA
- a CDS encoding methylmalonyl-CoA mutase family protein, whose translation MKRNDEGLAAEFPAVDEATWRRRVEAELGEGALADLVRRLRSGVSVQPLYTSEAGLADPAGFPRTFPFTRGEVRRPASGWEIVAGLPAGSAEAAAAAAAEAVDGGADALALSLDSAGVEGVAVDDLDTLHRTLAGVDLARVTLHLDGRAVGPALVPALLALCRRRGGDARRLRGSVADDPVAAWCRTGRLDGTPSWRYRWLADVHRELTDRAPELKTLVVSGYPFREAGGHGVREMALMLAAAAEVLRGVIAARGDVRAAGSGMLFVTGVGREIFPEMARLRALRACWARMVQAAGGGHDGSAAIHARSLLRRRSRRDPWTNLLRGTQETFIGALGGARWITVLPYDAALDEPGSQGLRLARQTQLILREESHLGRLTDPAGGSGVIEALTREQARAAWDMLQAIESEGGLWARIASGRLREEIEADASSAAEQVATGRMSVTGVNTFPLLDEAAPGRSGGRYPAARRTGCPPPARELLARVAAQAADENTRGLLDLAVAALEAGAGLEALAAALAGRGGAVEGTGLEVRREGAAFEALRDRADAWFARHGHRPRVFLAALGTLREVIGPSDWVRNFFAAGGIESVGAEPAGEVEAVVEAYRSAPETVAVICTTPERRGVDGPALVAALARAGAGRILVAGRPGKDAPALGAAGAAGFVHRGCDAPAVLSATLDFLEGGR comes from the coding sequence ATGAAACGCAACGACGAGGGGCTGGCCGCGGAGTTTCCGGCCGTGGACGAGGCGACCTGGCGTCGGAGGGTCGAGGCGGAACTGGGTGAGGGCGCCCTGGCCGACCTGGTGCGGCGCTTGCGTTCCGGTGTGTCGGTGCAGCCGCTGTACACCTCGGAGGCGGGGCTGGCCGATCCGGCCGGTTTTCCTCGCACCTTTCCCTTCACCCGCGGCGAGGTCCGGCGCCCGGCGTCCGGCTGGGAGATCGTCGCGGGCTTGCCCGCCGGCAGCGCGGAGGCAGCGGCCGCCGCCGCCGCGGAGGCGGTCGACGGGGGGGCCGACGCCCTGGCGCTGAGCCTGGACTCCGCCGGCGTGGAGGGAGTGGCCGTCGATGACCTGGACACCCTCCACCGGACCCTGGCCGGGGTGGACCTGGCCCGGGTCACCCTCCATCTCGATGGCCGCGCCGTGGGACCCGCGCTGGTTCCCGCGCTCCTCGCTCTGTGTCGCCGTCGTGGCGGGGACGCCCGTCGCTTGCGCGGGAGCGTGGCCGACGACCCGGTGGCGGCCTGGTGTCGCACGGGACGACTCGACGGCACACCGTCCTGGCGCTATCGCTGGCTGGCGGACGTGCATCGGGAGTTGACCGATCGGGCCCCCGAGCTCAAGACGCTGGTGGTCTCGGGATACCCCTTTCGGGAGGCGGGCGGCCACGGCGTGCGGGAGATGGCCTTGATGCTGGCCGCGGCGGCGGAAGTGCTGCGGGGGGTGATCGCCGCCCGCGGTGATGTCCGCGCCGCCGGCAGCGGCATGCTCTTCGTCACCGGGGTGGGCCGGGAGATCTTCCCCGAGATGGCGCGGTTGCGGGCCCTGCGGGCCTGCTGGGCGCGCATGGTGCAGGCGGCGGGAGGCGGGCACGACGGTTCGGCGGCGATCCATGCCCGCTCGTTGCTCAGGCGGCGCAGCCGCCGGGATCCGTGGACCAATTTGCTGCGGGGCACCCAGGAGACCTTCATCGGGGCCCTCGGCGGGGCCCGCTGGATCACCGTGCTGCCTTACGACGCGGCCCTCGACGAGCCCGGCTCCCAGGGGCTGCGCCTGGCCCGCCAGACCCAGCTCATCCTGAGGGAGGAGAGCCACCTCGGGCGGTTGACGGATCCGGCCGGCGGCAGTGGCGTGATCGAGGCCCTGACCCGGGAGCAGGCCCGGGCCGCCTGGGACATGCTGCAGGCGATCGAAAGCGAGGGCGGGTTGTGGGCCCGGATCGCGTCGGGGCGGTTGCGGGAAGAGATCGAGGCCGACGCCTCCTCGGCGGCCGAGCAGGTGGCGACGGGCCGTATGAGCGTGACCGGGGTGAACACCTTCCCCCTGCTCGACGAAGCGGCGCCGGGTCGGAGTGGCGGACGGTACCCGGCGGCCCGCCGGACCGGGTGTCCCCCACCGGCCCGGGAGCTGCTGGCCCGTGTCGCGGCGCAGGCGGCCGACGAGAACACCCGCGGTCTGCTCGATCTGGCTGTCGCGGCCCTCGAAGCGGGCGCCGGCCTGGAGGCCCTGGCCGCGGCCCTCGCCGGCCGCGGCGGCGCTGTCGAGGGCACGGGGCTGGAAGTCCGTCGGGAAGGGGCGGCCTTCGAAGCCCTGCGGGATCGCGCCGATGCCTGGTTTGCCCGGCACGGGCACCGGCCGCGGGTCTTTCTCGCGGCTCTCGGCACCCTGCGGGAGGTGATCGGCCCGTCGGACTGGGTCCGCAACTTCTTCGCCGCGGGCGGCATCGAGTCGGTGGGGGCGGAGCCGGCGGGGGAGGTGGAGGCGGTCGTGGAGGCCTACCGGTCGGCCCCCGAGACGGTGGCCGTGATCTGCACCACTCCCGAGCGGCGCGGTGTCGACGGACCGGCTCTGGTGGCGGCCCTGGCGCGGGCCGGCGCCGGGCGGATCCTGGTCGCCGGGCGGCCCGGGAAAGATGCGCCGGCCCTGGGGGCGGCGGGAGCGGCCGGCTTCGTCCACCGGGGGTGCGACGCTCCGGCGGTGCTCTCCGCCACCTTGGATTTCCTGGAGGGCGGGCGATGA
- the scpA gene encoding methylmalonyl-CoA mutase, whose translation MSGTLDFSRVELDWERLHREVSPTVAEDREVWVTPEGIEIAGEVGGEDLARLDHLRTQPGFPPFLRGPYTTMYTRRPWTIRQYAGYSTAEESNAFYRRNLAAGQKGLSIAFDLATHRGYDSDHPRVAGDVGMAGVAIDSILDMRILFEGIPLDRMSVSMTMNGAVLPVMALYIVAAEEQGVAPEKLSGTIQNDILKEFMVRNTYIYPPGPSMRIIADIFRFTAQRMPRFNSISISGYHMQEAGATCDIELGYTLADGLEYVRTGLAAGLDIDAFAPRLSFFWAIGMNYFMELAKLRAARLLWARLLRPFGPTRERSLSLRTHCQTSGWSLTAQDPFNNVIRTAIEALAAAHGHTQSLHTNALDEALALPTDFSARIARNTQIQIQEESGSCHPIDPWGGSAHVETLTAALARKALEHIDEIENLGGMARAIETGLPKLRIEEAAARTQARIDGGRQTIVGVNRFRPREETPLEVLRVDNRAVREAQIARLERLRRERDDDAVKAGLEALTRCAESGEGNLLELSVEAARARATVGEISLALERVFGRHRASIQAVSGVYIAEVGGGRQIVEHVRELCRRFEKAEGRRPRILVAKMGQDGHDRGQKVIASAFADLGFDVDIGPLFQTPEETARQAVENDVHIVGVSTLAAGHLTLVPALRQALEAQGRGDIMIVVGGVIPPGDLETLRREGASAVFLPGTVVGEAAAELLGELARRLGHDLDDE comes from the coding sequence ATGAGCGGAACTCTCGATTTTTCCCGGGTGGAGTTGGACTGGGAACGTCTGCACCGCGAGGTTTCCCCGACGGTTGCCGAGGACCGGGAGGTGTGGGTTACCCCGGAGGGCATCGAGATCGCCGGGGAAGTGGGGGGTGAGGACCTGGCCCGGCTCGATCACCTGCGGACCCAGCCCGGTTTTCCGCCGTTCCTGCGGGGGCCCTACACCACCATGTACACCCGGCGCCCCTGGACCATTCGCCAGTACGCCGGTTATTCCACGGCGGAAGAGTCCAACGCCTTCTATCGCCGCAACCTGGCGGCCGGGCAGAAGGGGCTGTCGATCGCCTTCGACCTGGCCACCCATCGCGGTTACGACTCGGATCACCCGCGGGTGGCGGGGGACGTGGGCATGGCGGGTGTCGCCATCGACTCGATTCTCGACATGCGCATCCTCTTCGAGGGGATTCCGCTCGATCGCATGAGCGTGTCGATGACCATGAACGGTGCCGTGCTGCCGGTGATGGCGCTGTACATCGTGGCCGCCGAGGAGCAGGGGGTCGCTCCCGAAAAGCTCAGCGGCACGATCCAGAACGACATCCTCAAGGAGTTCATGGTTCGCAACACCTACATCTATCCTCCCGGGCCGTCGATGCGGATCATCGCCGATATCTTCCGCTTCACCGCCCAGCGCATGCCCCGCTTCAACTCGATCAGCATCTCGGGCTATCACATGCAGGAAGCCGGGGCGACCTGCGACATCGAGCTGGGGTACACCCTGGCCGACGGGCTCGAGTACGTGCGGACGGGCCTGGCGGCGGGTCTCGACATCGACGCCTTTGCGCCGCGGCTGTCGTTTTTCTGGGCGATCGGGATGAACTACTTCATGGAGCTGGCCAAGCTGCGCGCCGCGCGGCTGCTCTGGGCCCGGTTGCTGCGTCCCTTCGGCCCGACCCGCGAGCGCTCCCTGTCGCTGCGGACCCATTGCCAGACCTCCGGTTGGTCGTTGACGGCCCAGGATCCCTTCAACAACGTGATTCGCACCGCCATCGAGGCCCTCGCGGCGGCTCACGGGCATACCCAGTCCCTGCACACCAACGCCCTGGACGAGGCCCTCGCCCTGCCCACGGACTTCTCCGCACGCATCGCCCGCAATACCCAGATCCAGATCCAGGAGGAGAGCGGGAGCTGCCACCCCATCGATCCCTGGGGCGGTAGTGCTCACGTGGAAACCCTCACGGCGGCGCTGGCCCGCAAGGCTCTCGAACACATCGACGAGATCGAGAATCTCGGGGGCATGGCCCGGGCGATCGAGACGGGTCTGCCCAAGCTGCGGATCGAGGAGGCGGCGGCCCGTACCCAGGCGCGTATCGACGGGGGGCGGCAGACCATCGTCGGCGTCAATCGTTTCCGACCCCGGGAGGAGACGCCCCTCGAGGTGCTGCGGGTGGACAATCGGGCCGTGCGGGAAGCCCAGATCGCGCGGCTCGAGCGCCTGCGGCGGGAGCGGGACGACGACGCGGTGAAGGCCGGCCTCGAGGCCTTGACCCGCTGTGCGGAGAGCGGCGAGGGCAACCTGCTCGAACTGAGCGTGGAGGCGGCCCGGGCTCGAGCCACCGTGGGGGAGATCTCCCTCGCCCTCGAGCGGGTCTTCGGCAGGCACCGGGCGTCGATCCAGGCGGTCTCGGGGGTCTACATCGCCGAGGTGGGAGGAGGTCGGCAGATCGTGGAACACGTGCGGGAACTGTGCCGTCGTTTCGAGAAGGCCGAGGGACGTCGCCCGCGGATACTGGTGGCCAAGATGGGGCAGGACGGCCACGACCGGGGGCAGAAGGTGATCGCCAGCGCCTTCGCCGACCTGGGCTTCGACGTGGATATCGGGCCCCTCTTCCAGACGCCGGAAGAGACGGCGCGCCAGGCGGTCGAGAACGATGTCCACATCGTCGGTGTGAGCACCCTGGCCGCCGGGCACCTGACCCTGGTGCCCGCCCTGCGCCAGGCCCTCGAGGCCCAGGGGCGAGGGGACATCATGATCGTCGTCGGCGGCGTGATTCCTCCGGGCGACCTGGAGACCCTGCGTCGGGAGGGAGCGTCCGCCGTCTTCCTGCCCGGCACCGTGGTCGGTGAGGCCGCGGCGGAGCTGCTCGGTGAACTGGCCCGACGCCTGGGGCACGATCTCGACGATGAGTGA
- a CDS encoding DUF115 domain-containing protein, with protein sequence MSEATGIAGWVEAWSARQSVAPAVVLTRGRGEHLGLLASRCPQALIVSWVAQDAAAGREGRVVGLSAVQDRIGAAARGLLTLGLEVLRADPPSSLVPGPPSSAEFERAIREWSRQARVEQETLLASAESWQDHLAANLPGLMTSASVADLLGSLAGRPVLVVGSGPSRDGLLDALEGAADRCVLLATNSSVRALAARGLRPDGVVVIEGKDCSADLEGVPAELLEDVVLFAKASTHPAHLEWPIERRAVFLGPGDGWLAGWFGRSASLPTGGNAGTTALVLAWTLGGFPVLATGLDFALDPEDGAGRRGGRSAPTEPVLGWTGRRLEAEWPFVCYREQTEQILQAIRARDPQARFLSLSSRGARIAGMDLVAWPDLRDHLPRLGRGELARAFDGRRPRGGGAVGLKQEVARVLARFEQVAAEPLGPAIGLALLSPPDSLLRSLAGPALIQRPTRAAFEGARRRFEALAQRALDIAVARGESGA encoded by the coding sequence GTGAGTGAGGCGACCGGCATCGCCGGCTGGGTCGAGGCCTGGTCGGCCCGGCAGTCGGTGGCCCCGGCGGTGGTGCTCACCCGGGGCCGCGGCGAGCATCTCGGCCTGCTCGCCTCCCGTTGTCCGCAGGCGCTGATCGTCTCCTGGGTTGCGCAGGACGCTGCCGCGGGACGCGAAGGACGGGTGGTCGGCCTGTCGGCGGTCCAGGACAGGATCGGGGCGGCGGCGCGCGGTCTGCTGACCCTGGGGCTCGAGGTGTTGCGCGCAGACCCTCCTTCCTCCCTGGTTCCGGGCCCCCCGAGCAGCGCGGAGTTCGAGAGGGCGATTCGAGAGTGGTCGCGCCAGGCCCGGGTCGAGCAGGAGACGCTCCTGGCCTCGGCGGAGAGCTGGCAGGATCACCTGGCGGCGAACCTCCCCGGGCTGATGACCTCGGCCAGCGTGGCGGACCTGCTCGGTTCACTGGCCGGTCGCCCGGTGCTGGTGGTGGGCTCGGGCCCCTCCCGCGACGGGCTGCTCGACGCCCTGGAGGGTGCGGCGGATCGCTGCGTCCTGCTGGCCACCAACTCCTCGGTTCGCGCCCTGGCGGCGCGGGGCCTGCGCCCGGACGGGGTCGTGGTGATCGAGGGGAAGGACTGCAGCGCGGATCTCGAGGGGGTCCCGGCCGAGTTGCTGGAAGACGTCGTTCTCTTTGCCAAGGCGAGCACTCATCCCGCCCACCTGGAGTGGCCGATCGAACGGAGGGCGGTTTTCCTCGGCCCGGGCGATGGCTGGCTGGCCGGGTGGTTCGGTCGCAGCGCCTCGTTGCCCACGGGTGGTAACGCGGGAACCACGGCCCTGGTGCTGGCCTGGACCCTGGGGGGCTTTCCCGTCCTGGCGACGGGTCTCGACTTCGCTCTGGATCCGGAGGACGGGGCCGGGCGACGTGGGGGGCGGTCGGCGCCGACCGAGCCGGTGCTCGGTTGGACCGGCCGGAGACTGGAGGCGGAATGGCCCTTCGTCTGCTACCGGGAACAGACCGAGCAGATCCTCCAGGCGATTCGGGCTCGAGACCCCCAGGCGCGATTCCTCAGCCTCTCCAGCCGGGGAGCCCGGATCGCGGGGATGGACCTGGTGGCCTGGCCGGATCTCCGCGACCATTTGCCCCGGCTGGGGCGGGGGGAACTGGCCCGGGCTTTCGACGGCCGTCGCCCCCGGGGCGGTGGCGCGGTGGGGCTGAAGCAGGAAGTGGCCAGGGTCCTGGCCCGCTTCGAGCAGGTGGCCGCCGAGCCCCTGGGCCCGGCCATCGGGCTGGCGCTGCTTTCCCCTCCCGATAGTCTGCTGCGGTCCCTGGCCGGGCCGGCCCTGATTCAACGGCCCACCCGGGCGGCCTTCGAGGGGGCCCGCCGCCGATTCGAGGCCCTCGCGCAGCGGGCGCTGGACATCGCCGTGGCGCGGGGCGAGTCAGGCGCCTGA